In a single window of the Acyrthosiphon pisum isolate AL4f chromosome X, pea_aphid_22Mar2018_4r6ur, whole genome shotgun sequence genome:
- the LOC103311283 gene encoding zinc finger protein OZF-like, producing the protein METSRTTVDDCLINPKYHNILLSTRVLSIPLIRCDAQVFNGIIKKENIDDQVFNRKIKEENIDDQVFNRKIKKEIIDESDHHNDSQLLKGTKTEEERSTIDTNIKVEINVVDDYEYQGTVLSESNSSDFFTRTNLDLTSNRLRKNQLTDNRGKISIASNLTEDTRIHIGAKQYKCGICDKRFDKSSSLTNHKRIHSSDRAFSRKPFLKSHVMTHSEERTYKCNICNKTFYKQCNLKAHTRTHTGEKPFKCNICNILFSQLSNLRTHTKTHTGENRAKCNICGKLFSGKSYLAIHIANTHMGVKPYKCRICNKGFFQKSYLTTHTRIHTGERPYKCDICFKGLISLSSLAKHSIIHTGVKPYICDICNTAFSRKSLVKSHIMTHFEEKPYTCNICNKRFYKQCNLKTHTRTHTGEKPFKCNSCDRLFSHSNSLRRHKKTHTGENRIKCDICGKLFSGISSLEIHAIIHTGVKPYKCNICNKTFLKKCALTSHTRIHTSKRP; encoded by the exons ATGGAAACATCAAGAACAACAGTTGATGATTGCTTGATAAATCCCAA gtatcataatatattactcagTACTAGAGTGTTGTCAATTCCACTTATAAGATGTGACGCTCAAGTATttaatggaataataaaaaaggaaaatattgatGATCAAGTTTTCAATAGGAAAATTAAAGAGGAAAATATTGATGATCAAGTTTTcaataggaaaattaaaaaGGAAATTATTGATGAAAGTGACCATCACAATGATAGTCAATTACTAAAAGg aactaaaacTGAAGAAGAAAGAAGCACAATTGACACCAATATTAAAGTGGAAATAAATGTTGTTGACGATTATGAATATCAAGGAACAGTTTTAAGCGAAAGCAACTCTTCAGATTTTTTTACTCGTACGAATTTGGACTTGACATCTAACCGCTTAAGGAAAAATCAATTGACCGATAACCGTGGTAAAATTTCTATAGCGTCCAATTTAACTGAGGATACAAGAATACATATCGGTGCTAAGCAGTATAAATGTGGTATTTGTGACAAGAGGTTTGATAAATCATCATCTTTAACAAATCATAAACGAATACATTCAAGTGATAGAGCTTTTTCTCggaaaccatttttaaaatcccaTGTAATGACACATTCTGAAGAAAGaacatataaatgtaatatctgtaataaaacattttataaacaatgtaaTTTAAAGGCACATACTAGAACACATACTGGCGAAAAGCCATTTAAGTGTAAtatctgtaatatattattttctcaattaagtaatttaagaaCGCATACAAAGACACATACTGGAGAAAATCGAGCTAAATGTAATATCTGTGGTAAACTGTTTTCCGGAAAATCTTATTTAGCAATTCATATAGCTAATACACATATGGGAGTGAAACCATATAAATGCAGGATCTGTAATAAAGGATTTTTCCAAAAATCGTATTTAACAACGCATACGAGGATACACACCGGTGAAAGACCATACAAATGTGATATCTGTTTTAAGGGGCTTATTTCATTAAGCAGTTTAGCAAAGCATTCAATAATACATACCGGTGTAAAGCCATATATATGTGATATATGTAATACAGCTTTTTCTCGGAAGTCATTAGTAAAATCCCATATAATGAcacattttgaagaaaaaccatatacgtgtaatatatgtaataaaaggtTTTATAAACAATGTAATTTAAAGACACATACTAGAACACATACCGGCGAAAAGCCATTTAAGTGTAATAGCTGTGATCGATTATTTTCTCATTCAAATAGTTTAAGAAGGCATAAAAAGACACATACCGGAGAAAATAGAATTAAATGTGATATCTGTGGTAAACTGTTTTCCGGAATATCCAGTTTAGAAATTCATGCTATTATACATACCGGAGTGAAACCATATAAATGCAATATctgtaataaaacttttttaaagaaatgtGCTTTAACATCGCATACGAGGATACACACCAGTAAAAGACCATAA
- the LOC103311291 gene encoding uncharacterized protein LOC103311291: MEKLLRPDRFEADQNSPTAAKEWSHWKKVFQNYTAEAKLKEEDKIKVLINFLSHSVYDYISDCKEFSEAIKILDGIFIKPKNEIFARYLLATKKQLVSESIDQYLQSLKMLAKECTFKAVNASQYEDEYIRDAFINGIMSNNIRQRLL, from the coding sequence atggAAAAATTGCTGAGACCAGATCGTTTTGAAGCAGACCAAAATTCACCCACAGCTGCCAAGGAGTGGTCTCATTGGAAGAAAGTGTTCCAAAATTATACTGCAGAGGCTAAACTAAAAGAGGAGGATAAAATAAAGGTACTCATTAACTTTTTAAGCCATTCAGTATACGACTATATAAGCGACTGTAAAGAGTTCAGTGAAGCCATTAAAATCCTAGATGGTATTTTTATAAAGcccaaaaatgaaatatttgccAGATATCTATTAGCCACGAAGAAACAACTGGTAAGTGAATCTATTGATCAATACTTGCAGTCTTTAAAAATGTTGGCTAAAGAATGTACATTTAAAGCCGTAAATGCCTCACAGTATGAGGATGAGTACATAAGAGACGCATTCATTAATGGTATTATGTCTAATAACATCCGTCAACGTCTATTATAA